One part of the Vogesella sp. LIG4 genome encodes these proteins:
- the motD gene encoding flagellar motor protein MotD: MARRRRKDDEHENHERWLVSYADFITLLFAFFVVMYSISQINEGKYRVLSSAIVDAFRSGNLPAPSTPGSGNANTMIQLPHTKPIATAVKGEARMRERQKLETLTGGLSKTLSPLIQGGQLSMRQDDEGIHIEIRDTALFPTGQASPLGSSPQLLATVARQLAAVDNQIRVEGFTDNTPIRNAMYPSNWELSAARAGSIVRLFMENGIAPDRLVAVGRAETKPTADNDSMEGRAKNRRVAITVISNTALQQSDVPAAGGTSSN, encoded by the coding sequence ATGGCCCGACGCCGCAGGAAAGACGACGAACACGAAAACCACGAACGCTGGCTGGTTTCCTACGCCGACTTCATCACCCTGCTGTTCGCCTTTTTCGTGGTGATGTACTCGATCTCGCAGATCAACGAAGGCAAGTACCGCGTGCTGTCCAGCGCCATCGTGGACGCCTTCCGCAGCGGCAACCTGCCGGCGCCCAGCACGCCCGGCAGCGGCAATGCCAACACCATGATACAGCTGCCGCATACCAAGCCCATCGCCACCGCGGTCAAGGGCGAGGCCCGCATGCGCGAGCGCCAGAAGCTGGAAACCCTGACCGGCGGCCTGTCCAAGACGCTGTCGCCGCTGATCCAGGGCGGCCAGCTGTCGATGCGCCAGGACGACGAAGGCATCCACATCGAGATTCGCGATACCGCGCTGTTCCCCACCGGGCAGGCTTCGCCGCTGGGCAGCTCGCCGCAGCTGCTGGCCACCGTGGCCCGCCAGTTGGCCGCAGTGGACAACCAGATCCGCGTGGAAGGCTTTACCGACAACACCCCGATCCGCAACGCGATGTACCCGTCCAACTGGGAGTTGTCCGCCGCACGCGCCGGCAGCATCGTGCGCCTGTTCATGGAAAACGGCATCGCGCCGGACCGGCTGGTGGCCGTAGGCCGCGCCGAAACCAAGCCCACCGCCGACAACGACTCCATGGAGGGCCGCGCCAAGAACCGCCGCGTGGCCATTACCGTCATCTCCAACACTGCCCTGCAGCAGAGCGACGTGCCTGCGGCAGGCGGCACATCATCCAACTGA
- a CDS encoding Rne/Rng family ribonuclease encodes MKRMLFNATQAEELRVAIVDGQKLIDLDIETVGKEQRKGNIYKGTITRIEPSLEACFVDYGTERHGFLPFKEVARSYFQNYDGGRPRIQDVLREGMEVVVQVEKDERGNKGAALTTYISLAGRYVVLMPNNPRGGGVSRRIEGEERQELKDLLAQLEVPGGMSLIARTAGIGRNLEELQWDLNYLLQLWRAVDSAAGAQSAPFLILQEGSLVIRAIRDYFQPDIGEILIDTEEIYEQARQFMSHVMPNNVGRVKLYKDPVPLFSRFQIEHQIETAFSRSVTLPSGGAIVIDHTEALVSVDVNSARATKGADIEDTAFRTNLEAAEEIARQLRLRDLGGLIVIDFIDMENTKNQRDVENRLRDVLKHDRARVQMGKLSRFGLLELSRQRLQPSLGETSHVPCPRCHGIGFIRGIESSALHILRIIQEEAMKENTGAVHAQVPVDVATFLLNEKRAEIYSIEARLDVSVVLIPNLHLETPHYQIVRVRHDDLAEIGDAPSYRRVEMPEQEDVLPFGQDKAKPERQEAAVKGITPAQPAPTVAEQPAAPAAAAPIAVAENSLVGRIVGWFKSLLGEAPAAAAAEPKVEAKKPAAREQRNPRQRNERRSNGNGQQRRERDEQRGNRDGNREERQPRQQEERRRAQPQQDAAARDEQQPRREREPREAREPRREREPREAREPREPRENAVRNELVEGETQPQREGREPRNERRRERNRDANKDAQVAAASAEAVQEAVAEAASEQAAEQVAAGEQPQASEAGEQQREPRERRRRRSRRDRRDDDAVAESGEAGAEVAEAAEAAAANVAPAASESVAADVVAPVVAAVAAAEVAALVQEQAAIEPAPVAEPVAAQPQAEAAPAEEQAVAVVEPQVVAAEAVELAAVVSQEAPQAEVVEAAAVEQVAAVEPEVVVEAPAAVVAAPVAEIKPVVAEPVAAAPADLGGLVMVTTRAASELPQAVEAAEEPKGKRRREVVRDEAETAPVELVQVQTRHEG; translated from the coding sequence ATGAAACGCATGCTCTTCAATGCGACGCAGGCGGAAGAACTCCGCGTCGCTATTGTGGATGGGCAGAAGCTCATCGATCTCGACATCGAGACCGTAGGTAAGGAACAACGCAAGGGTAATATCTACAAGGGCACGATCACTCGCATCGAACCTTCGCTGGAAGCCTGCTTTGTCGACTATGGCACCGAACGCCATGGTTTCCTGCCGTTCAAGGAAGTTGCCCGCTCCTATTTCCAGAACTACGACGGTGGCCGTCCGCGCATCCAGGACGTACTGCGCGAAGGCATGGAAGTGGTGGTGCAGGTGGAGAAGGACGAGCGCGGCAACAAAGGCGCCGCACTGACCACCTACATCAGCCTGGCTGGCCGTTACGTGGTGCTGATGCCGAACAACCCGCGTGGTGGTGGCGTTTCGCGCCGCATCGAGGGTGAAGAGCGTCAGGAGCTGAAAGACCTGCTGGCCCAGCTGGAAGTGCCGGGTGGCATGAGCCTGATCGCCCGCACTGCCGGTATCGGCCGCAACCTGGAAGAACTGCAGTGGGACCTCAACTACCTGCTGCAGCTGTGGCGCGCCGTTGACAGCGCCGCCGGTGCCCAGTCCGCGCCGTTCCTGATCCTGCAAGAAGGCAGCCTGGTTATCCGCGCCATCCGCGACTACTTCCAGCCGGATATCGGCGAGATCCTCATCGACACCGAAGAGATCTACGAACAGGCACGCCAGTTCATGAGCCACGTGATGCCCAACAACGTTGGCCGCGTGAAGCTGTACAAGGACCCGGTACCGCTGTTCTCCCGTTTCCAGATCGAACACCAGATCGAAACCGCCTTCTCGCGCAGCGTAACCCTGCCGTCCGGCGGCGCCATCGTGATCGACCACACCGAAGCCCTGGTTTCGGTGGACGTGAACTCCGCCCGCGCCACCAAGGGCGCCGACATCGAAGACACCGCCTTCCGCACCAACCTGGAAGCCGCGGAAGAGATCGCCCGCCAGCTGCGTCTGCGCGACCTGGGTGGCCTCATCGTCATCGACTTCATCGACATGGAGAACACCAAGAACCAGCGCGACGTGGAAAACCGCCTGCGCGACGTTCTGAAGCACGACCGCGCCCGCGTACAGATGGGCAAGCTGTCGCGCTTCGGCCTGCTGGAACTCTCCCGTCAGCGCCTGCAGCCGTCGCTGGGTGAAACCAGCCACGTGCCGTGCCCGCGCTGCCATGGCATCGGCTTTATCCGCGGTATCGAATCCTCCGCCCTGCACATCCTGCGCATCATCCAGGAAGAGGCAATGAAGGAAAACACCGGCGCGGTACATGCGCAGGTGCCGGTAGACGTTGCTACCTTCCTGCTCAACGAGAAGCGTGCCGAAATCTACTCCATCGAGGCGCGTCTGGACGTGTCCGTGGTGCTGATCCCCAACCTGCACCTGGAAACCCCGCATTACCAGATCGTGCGCGTACGCCATGACGACCTGGCCGAGATCGGCGATGCGCCGAGCTACCGCCGCGTGGAAATGCCGGAGCAGGAAGACGTGCTGCCGTTTGGCCAGGACAAGGCCAAGCCGGAGCGCCAGGAAGCCGCCGTCAAGGGCATCACCCCGGCCCAGCCGGCACCGACCGTGGCCGAACAGCCGGCAGCGCCTGCCGCAGCGGCCCCGATCGCCGTGGCCGAGAACAGCCTGGTTGGCCGCATTGTTGGCTGGTTCAAGAGCCTGCTGGGCGAGGCGCCTGCCGCCGCCGCTGCAGAGCCGAAGGTGGAGGCCAAGAAGCCGGCCGCCCGCGAGCAGCGCAACCCGCGCCAGCGTAACGAGCGCCGTAGCAATGGCAATGGCCAGCAACGCCGCGAACGCGACGAGCAGCGTGGCAACCGCGACGGCAATCGCGAAGAGCGTCAGCCGCGCCAGCAGGAAGAGCGCCGCCGCGCCCAGCCGCAGCAGGATGCCGCCGCCCGTGACGAGCAGCAGCCGCGCCGCGAACGTGAACCGCGCGAGGCCCGCGAGCCGCGTCGCGAACGTGAACCGCGCGAAGCCCGCGAGCCGCGTGAACCGCGCGAGAACGCCGTACGCAACGAGCTGGTGGAAGGTGAAACCCAGCCGCAACGCGAGGGTCGTGAGCCGCGCAACGAGCGTCGCCGCGAACGCAACCGCGATGCCAACAAGGACGCCCAGGTAGCAGCAGCCAGCGCCGAAGCGGTGCAGGAAGCCGTTGCCGAGGCTGCCAGCGAGCAGGCCGCCGAGCAGGTAGCTGCCGGCGAGCAGCCGCAGGCCAGCGAAGCAGGCGAGCAGCAGCGCGAGCCGCGTGAGCGCCGTCGCCGCCGTTCGCGCCGCGATCGTCGTGATGACGACGCCGTGGCCGAGTCCGGCGAGGCTGGTGCTGAAGTTGCCGAGGCAGCGGAAGCTGCTGCGGCCAACGTAGCGCCTGCCGCGAGCGAATCGGTAGCTGCCGATGTTGTTGCGCCGGTAGTGGCCGCCGTGGCCGCCGCCGAGGTGGCTGCTCTGGTGCAGGAACAGGCTGCCATCGAGCCGGCTCCGGTTGCCGAGCCGGTAGCTGCCCAGCCGCAAGCCGAGGCCGCTCCGGCAGAGGAGCAGGCCGTGGCCGTGGTCGAGCCGCAGGTAGTGGCTGCCGAAGCGGTGGAACTGGCTGCCGTCGTGTCGCAGGAAGCACCGCAGGCCGAGGTGGTGGAAGCCGCCGCGGTGGAGCAGGTCGCTGCTGTTGAGCCCGAGGTTGTGGTTGAAGCGCCTGCAGCCGTTGTTGCTGCGCCGGTTGCCGAAATCAAGCCGGTGGTGGCTGAGCCGGTAGCTGCCGCGCCGGCGGACCTGGGTGGCCTGGTAATGGTGACCACCCGCGCTGCCAGCGAACTGCCGCAAGCTGTTGAAGCAGCAGAAGAACCCAAGGGCAAGCGCCGCCGCGAGGTAGTGCGTGATGAGGCTGAAACTGCGCCGGTTGAGCTGGTTCAGGTCCAGACCCGCCACGAGGGTTAA
- a CDS encoding outer membrane protein assembly factor BamE encodes MAKLLKPALVCSALLLAGCSSINPTNWFAAHRMDIQQGNYVTEDSVARVKPGMNRSQVRFLLGTPLLTDIFHANRWDYLYRIERPGQPVEEKSLVVYFSANDQVERVDGQAFPAIRPQLDASNAIGQAKQ; translated from the coding sequence ATGGCCAAACTGCTCAAGCCCGCGCTCGTGTGTTCTGCCCTGCTGTTGGCAGGCTGCAGCAGCATCAATCCGACCAACTGGTTTGCGGCACACCGCATGGATATCCAGCAAGGCAATTATGTGACCGAAGATTCGGTCGCCCGCGTCAAGCCGGGCATGAACCGCTCGCAGGTACGTTTCCTGCTGGGCACGCCGCTGCTGACCGATATTTTCCACGCCAATCGCTGGGACTACCTGTACCGCATCGAACGCCCTGGCCAGCCGGTGGAAGAAAAGAGCCTGGTGGTGTACTTCAGCGCCAATGACCAGGTTGAACGCGTCGATGGCCAGGCCTTCCCTGCCATTCGTCCGCAACTGGATGCCAGCAACGCAATTGGACAAGCAAAACAATGA
- the fur gene encoding ferric iron uptake transcriptional regulator produces the protein MNKASHLKGIGLKATGPRLRILDLFETSSDRHMSAEDVYKKLLSEDADIGLATIYRVLTQFEQAGILVRHHFESGKAVYELNEGGHHDHMVCYRCGKVTEFFDPQIEELQNRIAAEHGFTIQEHSLYLYGECSDCAASEHKPFKR, from the coding sequence ATGAACAAAGCCAGCCACCTCAAAGGCATCGGTCTGAAGGCCACCGGGCCGCGTCTGCGCATTCTCGACCTGTTCGAAACCAGCAGCGACCGACACATGTCCGCCGAGGACGTGTACAAGAAACTGCTGTCCGAGGATGCCGATATCGGGCTGGCGACCATCTACCGCGTGCTGACCCAGTTCGAGCAGGCCGGTATCCTGGTGCGTCACCACTTCGAATCCGGCAAGGCGGTGTACGAGCTGAACGAGGGCGGCCACCACGACCACATGGTGTGCTACCGCTGCGGCAAGGTCACCGAGTTCTTCGATCCGCAGATCGAGGAGCTGCAGAACCGCATCGCCGCCGAGCATGGCTTCACCATCCAGGAACACTCCCTGTACCTGTACGGCGAGTGCAGCGACTGCGCCGCCAGCGAGCACAAACCCTTCAAGCGATGA
- a CDS encoding Rieske 2Fe-2S domain-containing protein: MVAVRQLIARSDELQDGGMGVRFEVQLPGETAPAFAVRHGGQVHAYLNRCRHVPTELDWQDGRFFDFSGDYLICSLHGALYLPHSGQCVAGPCSGLSLFKLRTEECDGRVYCLQETDI; this comes from the coding sequence ATGGTTGCTGTCCGGCAACTGATCGCCCGCAGCGACGAGCTGCAGGATGGCGGCATGGGCGTGCGCTTCGAAGTGCAGCTGCCGGGCGAAACCGCGCCGGCCTTCGCCGTCCGCCATGGCGGCCAGGTGCATGCCTACCTCAACCGCTGTCGTCATGTACCCACCGAGCTGGACTGGCAGGACGGCCGCTTCTTCGACTTCAGCGGCGACTACCTGATCTGCAGCCTGCACGGCGCGCTGTACCTGCCGCACAGCGGCCAGTGCGTGGCCGGCCCCTGCAGCGGCCTGAGCCTGTTCAAGCTGCGCACAGAGGAATGTGACGGCCGGGTATACTGTCTGCAAGAAACCGACATCTGA
- a CDS encoding malonic semialdehyde reductase, giving the protein MTTHITPAALAQLFTDARTHTHWQERKVSEATLRELFDLLKMAPTSANCSPARFVFVQSPQAKARLKPSLAEGNVEKTMLAPVTVIVGMDLEFYEQLGKLFPHSPDARSWFAGNDAAIQATAFRNSSLQGAYLIMAARALGLDCGPMSGFDAAKVEAEFFPQGTIKANFLINLGYGEASKLHGRSPRFAFEEACQIL; this is encoded by the coding sequence ATGACCACGCACATCACACCGGCCGCCCTGGCGCAACTGTTCACCGATGCCCGCACCCACACCCACTGGCAGGAGCGCAAGGTCAGCGAAGCCACCCTGCGCGAACTGTTCGACCTGCTGAAAATGGCGCCGACCAGCGCCAACTGCTCGCCGGCGCGCTTCGTGTTCGTGCAGTCGCCACAGGCCAAGGCCCGCCTGAAACCCAGCCTGGCGGAAGGCAACGTCGAAAAGACCATGCTGGCGCCGGTTACCGTGATCGTCGGCATGGACCTGGAGTTCTACGAACAGCTGGGCAAGCTGTTCCCGCACAGCCCGGATGCACGCAGCTGGTTCGCCGGCAACGATGCGGCGATCCAGGCCACGGCCTTCCGCAACAGCTCGCTGCAGGGCGCCTACCTGATCATGGCCGCACGAGCACTGGGCCTGGACTGCGGCCCGATGTCGGGCTTCGACGCCGCCAAGGTGGAAGCCGAGTTTTTCCCGCAGGGTACGATCAAGGCCAACTTCCTGATCAACCTGGGCTATGGCGAAGCCAGCAAGCTGCACGGTCGCTCGCCACGCTTTGCATTCGAAGAAGCCTGCCAGATTCTGTAA
- a CDS encoding S49 family peptidase, producing the protein MIEKLASAGLIEQRRARRWKIFFGLMWLGIVISILFLLFSTPDLERHGPHTAVVNLGGVIDGDSQSSGKLLQGLQDAYDDSNTRGIIIRANSPGGSPALSGIANDEIRRLKALHPKVPLYVVVEEVCASGCYYIAAAADRIYVDKASLVGSIGVISEGFGFNKAMDKIGVERRLATAGSNKGMGDPFSPQNPHQEAIRQSLLDEIHRQFITVVKQGRGQRLKNDPELFSGRVWLGSSAVPLGLADGLGSVRSVARDVIKAETLVDFTPDEDLASRVARQIGVTFRGSMQTLFDTRWR; encoded by the coding sequence CTGATCGAGAAGCTGGCCAGCGCCGGCCTGATCGAACAACGCCGCGCCCGCCGCTGGAAAATCTTTTTCGGCCTGATGTGGCTGGGCATCGTCATTAGCATACTGTTCCTGCTGTTCAGCACGCCGGATCTGGAACGCCACGGCCCGCATACTGCGGTGGTCAACCTCGGCGGCGTGATCGACGGCGACAGCCAGAGCAGCGGCAAGCTGCTGCAGGGCCTGCAGGACGCCTACGACGACAGCAACACCCGCGGCATCATCATCCGCGCCAACAGCCCCGGCGGCAGCCCGGCGCTGTCCGGCATCGCCAATGACGAGATCCGCCGCCTGAAGGCGCTGCACCCCAAGGTGCCGCTGTACGTGGTGGTGGAAGAAGTCTGCGCCTCCGGCTGCTACTACATCGCCGCCGCCGCCGACCGCATCTACGTGGACAAGGCCAGCCTGGTGGGTTCCATCGGCGTGATCTCGGAAGGCTTCGGCTTCAACAAGGCCATGGACAAGATCGGCGTCGAGCGCCGCCTGGCCACCGCCGGCAGCAACAAGGGCATGGGCGACCCGTTCTCGCCGCAGAACCCGCACCAGGAAGCCATCCGCCAGTCGCTGCTGGACGAAATCCACCGCCAGTTCATTACCGTGGTGAAACAGGGCCGCGGCCAACGTCTGAAGAACGACCCGGAGCTGTTCAGCGGCCGGGTATGGCTGGGCAGCAGCGCCGTGCCGCTGGGCCTGGCCGATGGCCTGGGCTCGGTGCGCTCGGTAGCGCGCGACGTGATCAAGGCCGAGACCCTGGTGGACTTCACGCCGGACGAAGACCTGGCCAGCCGCGTGGCGCGCCAGATCGGCGTGACCTTCCGCGGCAGCATGCAGACGCTGTTTGATACCCGCTGGCGCTAA
- a CDS encoding HAD-IA family hydrolase, with product MKHELDLVVFDWDGTLMDSTAHIVHSIQAACHDLGLPTPPRERASHVIGLGLVDAMRHVCPGLPESRYQDMVMAYRHHYLSGDETIELFEGVAEGLAALEDAGYLLAVATGKSRVGLDRVLAATGLGKHFLTTRTADECQSKPHPEMLLQITDQLGMLPARTLMVGDTTHDLLMARNAGTMAVGMSYGAHPLEDLEDCEPRAIFHSFAELQAWLLSGN from the coding sequence ATGAAGCATGAACTAGATCTGGTCGTGTTTGACTGGGACGGCACGCTGATGGACTCCACCGCCCACATCGTGCACTCCATCCAGGCCGCCTGCCACGACCTGGGCCTGCCCACCCCGCCGCGCGAGCGCGCCAGCCACGTCATCGGCCTGGGGCTGGTGGACGCCATGCGCCACGTCTGCCCCGGCCTGCCGGAAAGCCGCTACCAGGACATGGTGATGGCCTACCGCCACCACTACCTGTCCGGCGACGAAACCATCGAACTTTTCGAAGGCGTGGCCGAAGGGTTGGCCGCACTGGAAGACGCCGGCTACCTGCTGGCAGTGGCCACCGGCAAGAGCCGCGTCGGGCTGGACCGCGTGCTGGCCGCCACCGGCCTTGGCAAGCACTTCCTCACCACCCGCACCGCGGACGAGTGCCAGTCCAAGCCGCACCCGGAGATGCTGCTGCAGATCACCGACCAGCTGGGCATGCTGCCGGCGCGCACCCTGATGGTAGGCGACACCACCCACGACCTGCTGATGGCGCGCAACGCCGGCACCATGGCGGTGGGCATGAGCTACGGCGCCCACCCGCTGGAGGACCTGGAAGACTGCGAGCCGCGCGCCATTTTCCACAGCTTTGCCGAGCTGCAGGCATGGTTGCTGTCCGGCAACTGA
- the aat gene encoding leucyl/phenylalanyl-tRNA--protein transferase: MIPLLGDAYVFPPLSRALSDPDGLLAVGGDLASGRLLAGYQRGIFPWFSPGDPILWWSPSQRMVLEPGQLRITRSLAKSLRNKQYSFRFDSAFEQVMRGCAAPRDGQAGTWISEDMIAAYCRLHAEGHAHSAEVWQQGQLVGGLYGVAVGRMFFGESMFHRATDASKIALVQLANVLFAHGFGMIDCQLFTPHLESLGAHLVSRAEFIARLETYTQQLAPTALWATEFCNEPS; the protein is encoded by the coding sequence ATGATCCCGCTGCTGGGCGACGCTTACGTTTTTCCTCCGCTTTCCCGTGCACTGAGCGACCCGGATGGCCTGCTGGCCGTGGGTGGCGACCTGGCCAGCGGCCGCCTGCTGGCCGGCTATCAGCGCGGCATCTTTCCCTGGTTTTCCCCGGGCGATCCCATTCTGTGGTGGTCTCCGTCGCAGCGCATGGTGCTGGAGCCGGGGCAGCTGCGCATCACGCGCTCGCTGGCCAAATCATTGCGCAACAAGCAGTACAGCTTCCGTTTCGATAGCGCCTTCGAGCAGGTGATGCGCGGCTGTGCCGCGCCGCGCGACGGCCAGGCCGGCACCTGGATCAGCGAGGACATGATTGCCGCCTACTGCAGGCTGCATGCCGAAGGCCATGCCCATTCCGCCGAGGTGTGGCAGCAGGGGCAGCTGGTGGGCGGGCTGTACGGCGTGGCGGTTGGCCGCATGTTCTTTGGCGAATCGATGTTCCATCGCGCCACCGATGCCTCCAAGATTGCGCTGGTGCAGCTGGCCAACGTACTGTTTGCGCACGGCTTCGGCATGATCGATTGCCAGCTGTTCACCCCGCATCTGGAAAGCCTGGGTGCACACCTTGTTTCGCGCGCCGAATTTATTGCTAGACTCGAAACGTACACCCAACAGCTTGCGCCTACCGCCCTGTGGGCCACCGAGTTCTGCAATGAGCCATCGTGA
- a CDS encoding arginyltransferase, with the protein MSHRDDAVAIIHFYATAPYACSYLEGRQARSQVAIPADAIDNGVYSRLVSLGFRRSGNFTYRPYCDDCQACIPVRIPAAQFHANRSQRRAWRQHGNLSCSIQPLVFLEEHYQLYCRYQKSRHEGGGMSDDDPAQYAEFILKSRVASFLVEFREEGVLRMVSLIDRLEDGLSAVYTFFDPDIPGACYGVYGVLWQVELARSQGLPYVYLGYWIGESPKMVYKQRFQPLEKLYNGRWVPFPPGDSGQ; encoded by the coding sequence ATGAGCCATCGTGACGACGCAGTAGCGATCATTCATTTCTATGCCACCGCACCCTATGCCTGCAGCTATCTGGAGGGCAGGCAGGCGCGTTCGCAGGTGGCGATTCCGGCCGATGCCATCGACAACGGCGTGTATTCCCGGCTGGTGAGCCTGGGTTTTCGTCGCAGCGGCAACTTTACCTACCGCCCCTACTGCGATGACTGCCAGGCCTGCATTCCGGTGCGCATCCCCGCCGCGCAGTTTCACGCCAACCGCAGCCAGCGCCGGGCGTGGCGTCAGCATGGCAACCTCAGCTGCAGCATCCAGCCGCTGGTGTTCCTGGAGGAGCACTATCAGCTGTACTGCCGCTACCAGAAATCGCGCCATGAGGGCGGCGGCATGTCGGACGACGATCCGGCGCAGTACGCCGAATTCATCCTCAAGAGCCGCGTGGCCAGCTTCCTGGTGGAGTTCCGCGAGGAGGGCGTGCTGCGCATGGTGAGCCTGATAGACCGCCTGGAGGATGGGCTGTCCGCGGTATACACCTTTTTCGACCCGGATATCCCCGGTGCCTGCTACGGGGTATACGGCGTGTTGTGGCAGGTGGAGCTGGCGCGCAGCCAGGGGCTGCCTTACGTCTACCTGGGCTACTGGATCGGCGAGTCGCCGAAGATGGTCTACAAACAGCGCTTCCAGCCGCTGGAAAAACTCTACAACGGGCGCTGGGTGCCGTTTCCGCCGGGCGACAGCGGGCAGTGA
- a CDS encoding quinone-dependent dihydroorotate dehydrogenase produces the protein MLYPLIRPLLFKTDAEKAHEMTLKMLDLSHQLQLSGLVAGKVGRNPVKAMGLTFPNPVGLAAGLDKNGDHIDALAALGFGFIEIGTITPRPQDGNPKPRLFRVPEHRGIINRMGFNNKGVDALLQNVRQSRFQGILGINIGKNATTPIEQAKDDYLICLDKVYECASYVTVNISSPNTKNLRQLQQADELSELLLALKNRQSRLADQYGRYVPLAVKIAPDLDDEQIEDIGRLLTQHQLDAVIATNTTLSRSEIAGHPLENEAGGLSGAPVRERSTQLIRKLARTLDGALPIIGVGGILCGEDAKEKIDAGATLVQLYSGLIYRGPELIAECAQALQRR, from the coding sequence ATGCTTTACCCCCTGATACGCCCCTTGCTGTTCAAGACCGACGCCGAAAAAGCGCATGAAATGACGCTGAAGATGCTGGACCTCTCGCACCAGCTGCAGCTGTCCGGTCTGGTAGCCGGCAAGGTTGGCCGCAACCCGGTAAAAGCCATGGGGCTCACCTTCCCCAACCCGGTAGGGCTGGCCGCTGGTCTGGACAAGAACGGCGACCATATCGATGCCCTGGCGGCGCTGGGCTTCGGTTTCATCGAAATCGGCACCATCACCCCGCGCCCGCAGGACGGCAACCCCAAGCCGCGCCTGTTCCGCGTACCGGAGCACCGCGGCATCATCAATCGCATGGGCTTCAACAACAAGGGGGTGGATGCACTGCTGCAGAACGTGCGCCAGAGCCGCTTCCAGGGCATTCTGGGCATCAATATCGGCAAGAACGCCACCACGCCGATCGAGCAGGCCAAGGACGACTACCTGATCTGCCTGGACAAGGTATACGAGTGCGCCAGCTACGTCACCGTGAACATCTCCTCGCCCAACACCAAGAACCTGCGCCAGCTGCAACAGGCCGATGAACTATCCGAGCTGTTGCTGGCACTGAAGAACCGCCAGTCGCGTCTGGCCGACCAGTACGGCCGCTACGTGCCGCTGGCGGTGAAGATAGCCCCGGACCTGGACGACGAACAGATCGAGGATATCGGCCGCCTACTGACACAGCACCAGCTGGATGCGGTAATCGCCACCAACACCACGCTGTCGCGCAGCGAAATCGCCGGCCACCCGCTGGAAAACGAGGCCGGCGGCCTGTCCGGCGCACCGGTGCGCGAGCGCTCCACCCAGTTGATCCGCAAGCTGGCACGCACGCTGGACGGCGCGCTGCCCATCATCGGCGTGGGCGGCATTCTGTGCGGCGAGGACGCCAAGGAAAAGATCGATGCCGGCGCCACACTGGTACAGCTGTACTCCGGCCTGATCTACCGCGGCCCGGAGCTGATTGCCGAGTGCGCGCAGGCGCTGCAGCGCCGCTAA
- a CDS encoding RluA family pseudouridine synthase, which translates to MTDIRKDSVTLHRVDENGAEQRLDNYLVKLLRGVPKSHIYRIIRSGEIRVNKGRAKAETKLAAGDELRIPPIRVAERPAQDAVPGCEFPVVYEDDALLVINKPAGVAVHGGSGVSFGVIEQLRRARPEARYLELVHRLDRETSGLLMIAKKRPALVKLHEMIRNDVPQKRYFALGLGNWPADVRHVKLPLHRFHTPTGERMVRVDADQGIYAHTIFTVQQRYRGFTLVEALLRTGRTHQIRVHMQASGCPIAGDEKYGDFAANRELQKRGLKRMFLHAANLSLPHPLTGEPLQLHAPLPAELTRFLDTLTHEA; encoded by the coding sequence ATGACTGACATTCGCAAAGATTCTGTAACCCTGCACCGCGTGGACGAAAACGGCGCCGAGCAAAGACTGGACAACTATCTGGTCAAACTGCTGCGTGGCGTACCCAAAAGCCATATCTACCGCATCATCCGTTCCGGAGAAATCCGCGTGAACAAGGGCCGCGCCAAGGCCGAAACCAAGCTGGCCGCCGGCGACGAGCTGCGCATTCCGCCGATTCGCGTGGCGGAGCGCCCGGCGCAGGACGCTGTGCCCGGCTGCGAGTTTCCCGTGGTGTACGAGGACGACGCGCTCTTGGTGATCAACAAGCCCGCCGGCGTGGCGGTGCACGGCGGCAGCGGCGTGTCCTTCGGCGTGATCGAACAACTGCGCCGCGCACGCCCCGAGGCCCGCTACCTGGAGCTGGTACATCGCCTGGACCGCGAGACTTCCGGCCTGCTGATGATCGCCAAGAAGCGCCCGGCGCTGGTGAAGCTGCACGAGATGATCCGCAACGATGTGCCGCAGAAGCGCTACTTCGCGCTGGGCCTGGGCAACTGGCCGGCCGACGTGCGCCACGTCAAGCTGCCGCTACACCGCTTCCACACCCCCACCGGCGAGCGCATGGTGCGGGTGGATGCCGACCAGGGCATCTACGCGCATACCATTTTTACCGTGCAACAGCGCTACCGGGGATTTACGCTGGTAGAAGCCCTGCTGCGCACCGGGCGGACGCACCAGATCCGCGTGCACATGCAGGCCAGCGGCTGCCCGATCGCCGGTGACGAGAAATACGGCGATTTCGCCGCCAACCGCGAGCTGCAAAAGCGTGGCCTCAAGCGCATGTTCCTGCATGCGGCCAACCTGTCGCTGCCCCACCCGCTTACCGGCGAGCCGCTGCAACTGCATGCGCCGCTGCCGGCGGAGCTGACCCGCTTTCTGGATACCCTGACTCATGAAGCATGA